One stretch of Candidatus Cloacimonadota bacterium DNA includes these proteins:
- a CDS encoding PaaI family thioesterase: MEKLVNRCFGCSEINPIGLKLRFSYKNDKAITKWIPKEEYQGWPGILHGGITATILDEVMAKLIEHKGIYAVTAEMNIKYVKKIEIGKELIARAWFEKQSPKVFYVKAKIQNKNGEVLAKGSGKYFRMEI; the protein is encoded by the coding sequence ATGGAAAAATTAGTTAATCGCTGTTTTGGTTGCTCAGAAATAAATCCTATCGGCCTAAAGCTAAGATTCTCTTATAAAAATGATAAGGCAATCACAAAATGGATTCCTAAAGAAGAATATCAAGGCTGGCCAGGTATTTTGCATGGCGGTATTACCGCCACCATCCTTGATGAAGTAATGGCAAAGTTAATTGAACATAAAGGGATATATGCAGTAACAGCAGAAATGAATATTAAATATGTCAAAAAAATTGAGATAGGAAAGGAACTCATCGCGAGAGCCTGGTTTGAAAAGCAATCCCCTAAAGTATTTTATGTAAAAGCAAAGATTCAAAATAAAAATGGAGAGGTTTTAGCAAAGGGAAGTGGGAAATATTTTAGAATGGAGATTTAA